A section of the Geovibrio ferrireducens genome encodes:
- a CDS encoding DNA polymerase I — protein sequence MKLVIDGNYIAYRAFYATRPLTNSKGFPTAVIHGFFQFLISMREKLNPEEIYVVFDSKEKTKRHEMHEAYKATRESMPEDMIPQLEALKEMIPLMGIPVLCIDGYEADDTINTLALTLEGEVYIATKDKDLHQLVNGKVKILDLSANTPMGAAEVTEKFGLPPEKILDMLALSGDASDNIPGVAGVGEKTAQKLLAEFGTLEGVYENIDKVKGKLKEKLETDKEKAFFSRELATLQFIDNLDYSAPEKDEPALEEKLRELEMSSVLRRLFGDGSARPNMPQPPAPETKPVSSDFTVIASINGEIWIQSGNQEPEQKNPEAVPQGAVLYDLKHIYKETGLKPENPQDIMLISWMNEPDQGGLRLMKDEQAEDFISRIRQSAADETENLEKNGLKKLYEEMEIETCYVLAEMEKKGVKLDPERIREVAKILETELIQLQNSLISAVGHDINLNSPKQLSSFLYDELGIKAVKKTKTGFSTSEEALRDLMVYNPEHQEVILNILRHRELSKLLSTYTYTLINFIDPRTKRIHTEFKQTGTATGRLSSTAPNMQNIPQKGEFAKAIRSAFVPEEGYVFVSFDYSQIELRILAHLTGDAALVDAYSRGLDIHTQTASKVFDVPEDKVDGNMRRMAKAVNFGIIYGLSAYGLSRDTGVNPKDAQIFIDKYFATYSGVKKFIAETIEEAKKNGFAKTIFGRKRFIADIKSRNRTIAMKGERVAVNTQMQGSAADIIKVAMLNCDKYIRENGLDAHLILQLHDELVFEVRESIAESFAPEVKRIMESAASLRVPLSVNGSIGKNLGELK from the coding sequence ATGAAACTGGTAATCGACGGCAACTATATAGCATACAGGGCTTTTTACGCCACACGCCCCCTGACGAACAGCAAGGGATTCCCCACAGCGGTAATCCACGGTTTTTTTCAGTTCCTCATATCAATGAGGGAGAAGCTGAACCCCGAAGAGATCTACGTTGTGTTTGACTCCAAGGAGAAAACCAAGCGCCATGAAATGCATGAGGCATACAAGGCCACCCGTGAGTCCATGCCGGAGGATATGATCCCCCAGCTTGAAGCCCTCAAGGAAATGATACCCCTGATGGGAATACCTGTCCTGTGCATTGACGGTTATGAGGCGGACGACACCATAAACACCCTCGCCCTCACCCTTGAAGGCGAAGTTTACATAGCCACGAAAGACAAAGACCTCCACCAGCTTGTCAACGGTAAGGTGAAGATACTTGACCTCTCAGCAAACACCCCCATGGGAGCCGCCGAGGTGACGGAAAAGTTCGGCCTGCCGCCTGAAAAAATCCTCGATATGCTCGCTCTCAGCGGGGACGCATCGGACAATATTCCCGGTGTGGCCGGAGTCGGGGAGAAAACCGCCCAGAAACTTCTGGCGGAGTTCGGAACTCTGGAAGGGGTCTATGAAAACATAGACAAAGTTAAGGGCAAGCTGAAAGAAAAGCTTGAAACGGATAAGGAAAAAGCGTTTTTCAGCCGTGAGCTCGCCACACTGCAGTTCATAGATAATCTGGATTACTCCGCTCCGGAGAAGGATGAGCCCGCCCTTGAGGAAAAGCTCCGTGAGCTTGAAATGAGCTCGGTTCTCCGCAGACTTTTCGGTGACGGTTCCGCAAGACCGAACATGCCTCAGCCCCCTGCTCCCGAAACAAAGCCTGTCAGCAGTGATTTCACAGTGATCGCCAGCATAAACGGCGAGATATGGATTCAGAGCGGAAATCAGGAGCCGGAGCAGAAAAACCCCGAAGCAGTGCCGCAGGGTGCTGTGCTGTATGATCTCAAGCACATTTATAAGGAAACGGGACTCAAGCCTGAAAATCCGCAGGATATAATGCTGATAAGCTGGATGAATGAGCCTGATCAGGGCGGTCTGCGCCTTATGAAGGATGAGCAGGCGGAAGATTTCATAAGCAGAATCAGACAGTCCGCGGCGGATGAGACAGAAAATCTGGAAAAGAACGGCCTGAAAAAACTCTATGAGGAGATGGAGATAGAAACCTGCTATGTCCTCGCCGAGATGGAGAAAAAGGGTGTGAAGCTTGATCCCGAACGCATACGTGAAGTTGCCAAAATCCTTGAGACGGAGCTTATCCAGCTTCAGAACTCGCTTATCAGCGCAGTAGGGCATGACATAAATCTCAACTCCCCAAAACAGCTTTCCTCATTTCTGTATGATGAGCTTGGAATAAAAGCGGTGAAAAAAACAAAGACAGGCTTCTCCACATCCGAAGAAGCCCTGCGTGATCTCATGGTCTACAACCCTGAGCATCAGGAAGTGATACTTAACATACTGCGCCACAGGGAGCTGAGCAAGCTGCTCTCCACATACACATACACGCTGATAAACTTCATAGATCCGCGCACAAAGCGCATACACACCGAGTTCAAACAGACGGGAACCGCAACAGGCAGGCTCTCATCCACTGCGCCGAACATGCAGAACATACCCCAGAAGGGGGAGTTCGCAAAAGCTATCCGCTCCGCATTTGTGCCTGAGGAAGGCTATGTTTTCGTCTCCTTTGACTACTCGCAGATAGAACTCCGCATCCTCGCCCACCTCACGGGGGATGCAGCTCTTGTGGACGCATATTCCAGAGGGCTCGACATCCACACCCAGACAGCTTCAAAGGTGTTTGACGTGCCGGAGGACAAGGTGGACGGAAACATGCGCCGCATGGCAAAGGCCGTTAACTTCGGCATAATATACGGGCTCTCCGCCTACGGCCTCTCAAGGGACACAGGCGTAAACCCCAAGGACGCACAGATCTTCATAGACAAATACTTCGCCACATACAGCGGCGTGAAGAAGTTCATAGCTGAAACCATTGAGGAAGCGAAAAAAAACGGCTTTGCAAAAACAATTTTCGGCCGAAAAAGATTTATAGCGGACATAAAAAGCAGAAACAGGACCATAGCCATGAAGGGGGAGCGTGTGGCTGTAAACACCCAGATGCAGGGCTCCGCCGCGGACATAATCAAGGTGGCTATGCTCAACTGCGATAAATATATCAGGGAAAACGGACTGGATGCTCACCTTATACTCCAGCTTCATGATGAGCTTGTGTTCGAGGTGCGGGAAAGCATAGCAGAAAGCTTCGCGCCGGAAGTGAAGAGAATCATGGAGAGCGCCGCCTCTCTGCGTGTTCCGCTTTCAGTTAACGGTTCCATAGGCAAAAATCTTGGGGAGCTTAAATAG
- a CDS encoding methyl-accepting chemotaxis protein, with the protein MFNLKIGSKILLTAVVPVILLSVILAVISIGNIRKMGNEEIELVETTMMNLKKAELSNYIDLAKTSVKHITENTSLTQEEAQQQIKETIRQLFYGADGYYFIYTYDGINILLPPSPQREGTSMWDVQDKEGVFLIRELVKQAQAGGGYLVYLWDKPSEKTVAKKLSFSVPLGNWGWALGTGFYIDDIDKEVAKIRENISKEIGAVIFKFILISVVCIGIIIAAALYISKRVSNNIRSVSSSLKEIAEGEGDLTKVIAVSTHDEVGELGRYFNEFISKLRDIIQTVMLNADAVASSSTQLAASTEELSTTMNDQAAQISGVASATEQMTASAAEVSGSINEGRNNIEETNALTIQGNKKLQEAVNEMVVIKGNVEALGKTIEGLLASSSRIGDILNVITDIADQTNLLALNAAIEAARAGEHGRGFAVVADEVRKLAERTQTSTGEISSIIQNLQKEAKLASTEMSNARDKVEGGVNIINDTKSTFENIVTSVDTMSRVNEIIQSAVEEQVGAIHNINESTQMIASGVEESSSALQEVASTISSLQIQADELKMLVNKFKI; encoded by the coding sequence ATGTTTAATTTGAAGATCGGTTCCAAAATTCTGCTGACGGCAGTGGTTCCAGTTATTTTGCTGTCGGTTATTCTTGCCGTTATAAGTATCGGCAATATCAGAAAAATGGGGAACGAAGAGATCGAACTTGTGGAAACAACAATGATGAACCTGAAAAAGGCGGAGCTGAGCAACTATATCGACCTCGCAAAAACCTCCGTTAAACACATTACGGAGAATACCTCACTGACTCAGGAAGAGGCTCAGCAGCAGATAAAGGAAACCATCAGACAGCTTTTCTACGGTGCTGACGGCTACTACTTCATATACACATACGACGGAATTAACATACTCCTGCCCCCCAGCCCGCAGAGAGAGGGGACAAGCATGTGGGATGTGCAGGATAAGGAAGGGGTGTTCCTCATACGTGAGCTTGTGAAACAGGCACAGGCAGGCGGCGGCTACCTCGTTTACTTATGGGACAAGCCTTCGGAAAAAACCGTAGCGAAAAAACTTTCCTTCTCAGTACCCCTGGGCAACTGGGGATGGGCACTGGGAACCGGCTTCTACATCGATGACATCGACAAGGAAGTGGCTAAAATACGCGAAAATATCTCAAAAGAAATCGGTGCTGTCATCTTCAAATTCATACTGATCAGTGTTGTGTGTATAGGAATCATAATCGCTGCCGCCCTTTATATCTCAAAGAGAGTGTCCAACAACATACGCTCTGTCTCCTCATCCCTGAAAGAAATAGCCGAAGGGGAGGGAGACCTCACAAAGGTAATCGCGGTGAGCACCCATGACGAAGTAGGTGAACTCGGCAGATATTTCAATGAGTTCATAAGCAAGCTCAGGGACATAATTCAGACAGTGATGCTGAATGCCGATGCAGTGGCCTCAAGCAGCACCCAGCTTGCCGCCTCCACAGAGGAACTCTCCACCACAATGAATGATCAGGCGGCGCAGATTTCAGGCGTGGCCAGCGCCACGGAGCAGATGACGGCCTCCGCCGCAGAGGTTTCAGGCTCCATAAACGAAGGCAGAAACAACATTGAGGAGACCAACGCGCTTACCATTCAGGGCAATAAAAAGCTTCAGGAAGCGGTAAACGAAATGGTGGTCATTAAAGGCAATGTGGAGGCTCTGGGTAAAACCATCGAAGGGCTGCTGGCATCCTCCTCCAGAATAGGCGATATTCTCAATGTTATCACCGACATTGCAGACCAGACAAACCTGCTGGCGCTGAATGCGGCAATAGAGGCGGCAAGAGCCGGAGAGCACGGACGCGGATTCGCCGTGGTGGCTGATGAGGTACGGAAACTCGCCGAACGCACACAGACATCCACAGGCGAAATATCATCCATAATCCAGAATCTTCAGAAGGAAGCCAAGCTGGCCTCCACAGAAATGAGCAACGCCAGAGATAAGGTGGAAGGCGGAGTGAACATAATAAATGATACCAAGTCCACCTTTGAAAACATTGTCACCTCTGTGGACACAATGAGCAGGGTTAACGAAATAATCCAGTCCGCAGTGGAGGAGCAGGTTGGCGCTATCCACAACATAAACGAAAGCACCCAGATGATCGCCTCCGGTGTTGAGGAGAGTTCATCAGCGCTCCAGGAAGTGGCTTCAACAATCTCAAGCCTCCAGATTCAGGCGGATGAGCTTAAGATGCTGGTGAATAAGTTTAAGATATAA
- a CDS encoding ArsR/SmtB family transcription factor: MRSEIEVFKALGDENRVRIAMMLRERPMCVCEIDSVLDIALSTVSSHLKILKTSGIIRDKKDGRWVIYSINEENGFVAEILDIFEKKLAEDVVLSGDRIKLSTLPESVCTKYQSV, encoded by the coding sequence GTGAGAAGCGAGATTGAGGTCTTCAAGGCGCTCGGAGACGAAAACAGAGTGCGCATTGCTATGATGCTCAGGGAAAGGCCTATGTGTGTGTGCGAAATTGATTCGGTTCTGGACATTGCACTGTCTACTGTTTCATCGCATCTGAAAATCCTTAAAACGTCCGGAATAATCAGGGACAAAAAGGATGGGCGCTGGGTTATCTACAGCATCAACGAAGAAAACGGATTTGTGGCGGAAATACTTGACATCTTTGAGAAGAAACTGGCTGAAGATGTGGTCTTGAGCGGAGACAGAATCAAGCTCTCCACACTGCCCGAATCTGTGTGCACCAAGTATCAGAGTGTTTAG
- the hisD gene encoding histidinol dehydrogenase, with translation MIIKRNDEKLKRILGRGESFDEQYLDTVLGIINRIRKEGDAALLELTKKFDRFEGSSIEITRKEMEKAYKALDPKLKKALEKARDNIVSFHEKQLEKTWIYEKSEGTFLGQKITPLEKVGVYVPGGKAVYPSSVLMNTLPAKVAGVGEIIMTTPATGGEVNPVVLAAAYIAGVDRGFKVGGAQAVAALAYGTATVPKVDKIVGPGNIYVALAKKLVFGQVDIDMIAGPSEILIIADKSAKAKYIAADMLSQAEHDELASSVAVTDNKKLAEKIEEELRKQLEELPKKEIAKKSIDSYGAVILVKDMDEACEVANEIAPEHLELYVENPMEMMLKIKNAGAIFLGENTPEPVGDYIAGPNHVLPTGGTARFFSPLGVYDFIKRSSILYYSKKQLAEDMEDIITLAEHEELIAHRNSAAVRKKKK, from the coding sequence ATGATAATAAAAAGAAATGACGAAAAACTGAAAAGAATACTGGGCAGAGGCGAATCCTTTGATGAGCAGTACCTTGACACTGTTCTCGGCATTATAAACAGGATCAGGAAGGAAGGGGATGCGGCACTTTTAGAACTGACAAAAAAGTTTGACCGCTTCGAAGGCAGCAGCATAGAGATAACCCGCAAAGAGATGGAGAAGGCGTACAAAGCCCTCGACCCCAAGCTGAAAAAGGCTCTGGAAAAAGCGCGGGACAACATAGTCTCCTTCCACGAAAAGCAGCTTGAAAAAACATGGATATACGAAAAAAGCGAAGGAACCTTCCTCGGACAGAAGATCACCCCCCTTGAAAAAGTCGGCGTATATGTTCCCGGCGGAAAGGCGGTTTACCCGTCCAGTGTGCTGATGAACACACTGCCCGCAAAAGTTGCCGGAGTCGGTGAAATAATAATGACCACACCCGCAACAGGGGGTGAAGTTAACCCCGTTGTACTGGCTGCGGCGTATATCGCAGGGGTCGACAGAGGCTTCAAAGTCGGCGGGGCTCAGGCTGTTGCGGCTCTGGCTTACGGAACAGCAACCGTGCCGAAGGTGGATAAAATAGTCGGCCCCGGCAATATTTACGTGGCGCTGGCGAAAAAGCTTGTCTTCGGTCAGGTGGATATAGACATGATCGCGGGCCCCAGCGAGATACTTATCATAGCCGATAAGTCCGCCAAGGCGAAATACATCGCAGCAGACATGCTCTCTCAGGCGGAGCATGACGAACTGGCAAGCTCCGTTGCGGTGACGGATAATAAAAAACTGGCTGAAAAAATAGAAGAGGAGCTCAGAAAACAGCTTGAGGAACTCCCCAAAAAAGAGATAGCCAAGAAATCCATCGACTCATACGGCGCGGTAATCCTCGTGAAGGATATGGACGAGGCATGCGAGGTGGCGAACGAAATTGCCCCCGAACACCTTGAGCTTTACGTTGAAAACCCTATGGAGATGATGCTGAAAATAAAAAACGCCGGAGCAATCTTCCTCGGCGAAAACACGCCCGAACCAGTGGGCGACTATATAGCCGGGCCCAACCACGTCCTGCCCACAGGTGGGACAGCCCGCTTCTTCTCACCGCTGGGTGTTTATGATTTCATAAAACGCTCAAGCATACTCTACTACTCCAAAAAGCAGCTTGCTGAAGACATGGAGGACATTATCACCCTTGCGGAACACGAAGAGCTCATAGCGCACCGCAACTCCGCCGCTGTGAGGAAAAAGAAGAAGTAA
- a CDS encoding branched-chain amino acid aminotransferase, whose product MKIELKLKPQSERRQDVFKPEKPLPFGQLRTDHMFLADYADGVWKDPRIVPYGNFSIAPGATSLHYSQEIFEGAKAFMHPDGEIYSFRIDKNARRMNISAEIVCMPKIDEELQIDGIQRLIDVDRKWFPVQEGASLYIRPFMFGTEDMLGVKPSKTFTYAVILSPSGPYYPKGITEPVKLLISDRFHRAAPGGTGAAKTGGNYAASLRAGEYAYSKGASQVLYLDCTNTYIEECGAMNHYHVMKDGTVVIPEFTETILRAITSESVIELQKELGRKVIQQKIKIEDFIKGVENGEIIEAGGFGTAAVVSPVGTYIFEDGRELKVGDGKIGSVSKSIYEYYTGIQTGRVKAPAGWLRKAERY is encoded by the coding sequence ATGAAGATCGAATTGAAACTGAAACCCCAATCGGAAAGACGTCAGGATGTTTTTAAACCCGAAAAGCCTCTGCCTTTCGGCCAGCTCCGCACAGACCATATGTTTCTGGCCGATTACGCTGACGGAGTCTGGAAAGATCCGAGAATTGTGCCCTACGGCAATTTCAGCATAGCCCCCGGCGCAACCTCCCTTCACTATTCTCAGGAAATTTTCGAAGGGGCAAAGGCCTTTATGCACCCGGACGGGGAGATTTACTCCTTCCGCATAGACAAAAACGCCAGAAGAATGAACATCTCCGCAGAGATTGTCTGCATGCCCAAGATAGATGAGGAACTCCAGATAGATGGAATCCAGAGGCTTATAGATGTGGACAGAAAATGGTTCCCCGTTCAGGAGGGCGCATCTCTGTACATCCGCCCCTTTATGTTCGGTACGGAAGACATGCTCGGCGTTAAACCCAGTAAGACCTTCACATACGCAGTAATCCTTTCCCCCAGCGGCCCTTACTACCCCAAGGGGATAACAGAGCCCGTGAAGCTGCTTATCAGTGACCGCTTCCACAGGGCAGCCCCCGGCGGAACAGGCGCTGCGAAAACAGGCGGGAACTATGCCGCCTCTCTGAGAGCGGGTGAATATGCCTACTCAAAAGGGGCAAGTCAGGTGCTTTATCTTGACTGTACAAACACATATATTGAGGAATGCGGGGCAATGAACCACTACCACGTCATGAAGGACGGCACGGTGGTTATACCCGAATTTACCGAAACAATACTGCGTGCCATCACCTCCGAATCTGTGATTGAGCTCCAGAAGGAACTGGGACGCAAGGTTATTCAGCAGAAAATAAAAATTGAGGACTTCATAAAAGGCGTGGAAAACGGAGAGATCATAGAGGCGGGCGGTTTCGGAACTGCGGCTGTTGTTTCCCCTGTGGGCACGTATATTTTTGAGGACGGGCGCGAGCTTAAAGTCGGAGACGGCAAAATAGGCAGCGTAAGCAAATCAATCTACGAATATTACACCGGCATCCAGACCGGCAGAGTAAAAGCTCCCGCCGGATGGCTGAGAAAGGCTGAGAGATACTGA
- a CDS encoding NAD(P)H-dependent glycerol-3-phosphate dehydrogenase, protein MQDKIAVIGAGSWGTALASLLGSSGYAVTLYAFEDEVIKGVNENNENPLFLQGIKLSANVCAKNFSDIPAMEEKHIVWAVPTQFSRRVAEANRAALSGRDIIIATKGIEIATGKLVIEMLSESADAEYSIISGPSFAKEVALSKPTAVSVASKSAGRAEWWQNALSAPAFRCYCTDDVTGVEIGGAIKNVIAVAAGISDGLGFGYNARAGLITRGLAEITRLGVAMGAKAETFMGLSGMGDLVLTCTGDLSRNRQVGLKLAEGFGIDEITGKMNMVAEGVYTAKAAYAYAAKAGIEMPITEQVYKVIYENKNPKDSVMALMERPLRKE, encoded by the coding sequence ATGCAAGATAAAATAGCCGTAATAGGCGCAGGAAGCTGGGGAACCGCACTCGCGTCCCTCCTCGGCTCATCAGGGTACGCAGTGACCCTTTACGCATTCGAAGACGAAGTAATAAAAGGCGTTAACGAAAACAATGAAAACCCTCTCTTTCTTCAGGGCATAAAGCTCTCTGCCAATGTATGTGCAAAAAACTTTTCTGATATTCCCGCCATGGAGGAAAAGCACATTGTGTGGGCTGTACCCACACAGTTTTCAAGGCGGGTTGCCGAAGCGAACAGAGCGGCACTCAGCGGCAGGGACATCATCATCGCCACAAAAGGGATAGAAATAGCCACCGGCAAGCTTGTTATAGAGATGCTCTCAGAATCCGCCGATGCGGAATATTCAATAATTTCAGGCCCCTCCTTCGCTAAGGAAGTGGCGCTGAGCAAACCCACTGCGGTGAGTGTGGCGTCAAAGAGTGCAGGCCGCGCCGAATGGTGGCAGAATGCTCTCTCTGCACCCGCTTTCCGCTGCTACTGCACGGATGACGTTACAGGCGTGGAGATAGGCGGAGCGATCAAAAACGTAATCGCTGTGGCGGCAGGCATTTCCGACGGACTTGGCTTCGGCTATAACGCAAGGGCAGGACTCATCACCCGCGGTCTGGCTGAGATAACCCGCCTCGGCGTGGCTATGGGCGCTAAGGCGGAAACATTCATGGGGCTTTCAGGCATGGGGGATCTTGTTCTCACATGCACAGGCGATCTCAGCCGGAACAGACAGGTCGGACTTAAGCTCGCCGAAGGATTCGGCATAGACGAAATAACCGGAAAAATGAACATGGTGGCAGAGGGAGTTTACACTGCAAAGGCCGCTTACGCATACGCGGCAAAAGCAGGAATAGAAATGCCCATAACCGAACAGGTATACAAAGTTATTTACGAAAATAAAAATCCGAAAGATTCCGTAATGGCGCTTATGGAGCGCCCCTTAAGAAAAGAATAA
- a CDS encoding methyl-accepting chemotaxis protein: MKMKIGTKILLSALVPAVFLSAVLTFIVVRNVNKMGQADVRMVSSNMTDMKKAELKNYIDIAVNSVSFLVNSAEFTPEEAKEEAKKILLRQTYGEDGYFFVYDRQGLCLVQPSNRKLEGTSQWDVKNSAGTYVTREVINAALSGDGYLVYSWFKASKNAEADKLSYSVSIPEWGWVVGTGFYIDDIEEETAKIEANISAEIKRLVGLFMTFSIVCLIAVAIIAYFVSRRISSSVSSVSESLKEIAEGEGDLTVQLPINSADEAGKLAEYFNTFLAKLRDIINTVKMNADTVASSSTELAASVEELSTTMNDQSAQVSGVATATEEMSVSAGEVTNSVGEGRRNIEETHSLTIEGNNKLQQAVKEMMLIKGNVETLGTTVASLIESSSTIGEIINVITDIADQTNLLALNAAIEAARAGDHGRGFAVVADEVRKLAERTQTSTGEISKIIGSLQNEARNASHEMTNARGRVESGVKIIDETKSTFERIVGSVDTLSSVNGIIQSAVEEQSKAILNINSNAQMIASGVEQSSAALQEVSATISNLQVQADELKMLVNKFKV; the protein is encoded by the coding sequence ATGAAAATGAAGATCGGAACAAAAATCCTCCTCTCGGCCCTGGTTCCCGCTGTATTTCTTTCCGCTGTTTTAACCTTTATCGTTGTGCGCAACGTAAACAAAATGGGTCAGGCTGATGTCAGAATGGTTTCATCCAATATGACAGACATGAAGAAGGCGGAATTAAAGAACTATATTGATATTGCTGTTAATTCTGTTTCATTTCTGGTGAACAGCGCTGAGTTCACCCCGGAAGAGGCGAAGGAAGAAGCGAAGAAAATACTCCTCAGACAGACATACGGCGAGGACGGTTACTTTTTTGTTTACGACAGGCAGGGGCTGTGCCTTGTGCAGCCATCAAACCGGAAGCTTGAGGGCACAAGCCAGTGGGATGTGAAAAACTCCGCCGGAACCTATGTCACCAGAGAGGTCATCAATGCCGCTCTATCCGGTGACGGATACCTTGTCTATTCATGGTTCAAAGCCTCAAAAAACGCCGAGGCGGACAAGCTCTCCTACTCAGTATCCATTCCCGAATGGGGCTGGGTTGTGGGCACAGGATTCTATATTGATGACATTGAAGAGGAGACAGCAAAGATCGAAGCGAATATATCCGCCGAGATAAAAAGACTGGTCGGTCTCTTCATGACTTTTTCCATAGTATGTCTTATTGCAGTTGCCATCATAGCCTATTTTGTTTCCCGCAGGATCTCCTCAAGCGTTTCCTCGGTGTCTGAATCCCTGAAAGAAATAGCCGAAGGTGAAGGCGACCTCACTGTTCAGCTGCCGATAAATTCCGCAGACGAGGCAGGAAAGCTTGCCGAATATTTCAACACCTTCCTCGCCAAACTCCGCGACATCATAAACACCGTAAAAATGAATGCGGATACTGTAGCCTCAAGCAGTACAGAACTTGCCGCCTCAGTGGAGGAACTTTCCACCACGATGAACGATCAGTCCGCACAGGTTTCAGGCGTAGCCACAGCCACAGAGGAGATGAGCGTTTCCGCCGGGGAAGTCACAAACTCTGTCGGCGAAGGACGCAGAAACATTGAGGAAACCCACAGCCTGACAATTGAAGGAAACAACAAACTCCAGCAGGCAGTTAAAGAGATGATGCTTATTAAGGGGAACGTGGAGACACTGGGAACAACTGTCGCCAGCCTCATTGAATCATCCTCCACGATAGGCGAAATCATAAACGTAATCACAGACATAGCAGACCAGACAAACCTGCTGGCACTGAACGCCGCAATCGAAGCCGCCAGAGCCGGTGATCACGGCCGCGGGTTCGCGGTGGTGGCTGATGAAGTACGTAAGCTGGCCGAACGCACCCAGACATCCACCGGAGAAATATCAAAAATAATCGGCAGCCTTCAAAACGAAGCCAGAAACGCTTCCCATGAAATGACAAACGCCAGAGGAAGAGTGGAAAGCGGCGTTAAAATAATTGACGAAACCAAAAGCACATTCGAGCGGATAGTCGGTTCAGTTGACACCCTGAGCTCTGTCAACGGAATAATACAGTCCGCAGTCGAGGAGCAGTCAAAGGCTATTCTCAACATTAACAGCAACGCCCAGATGATAGCCTCCGGTGTTGAGCAGAGCTCCGCCGCGCTTCAGGAAGTTTCCGCCACAATATCAAACCTCCAGGTTCAGGCGGATGAGCTGAAAATGCTGGTAAATAAGTTCAAGGTTTAA
- a CDS encoding sensor domain-containing diguanylate cyclase gives MGRLDTVIKENRDLKDELEKLITLVRENEAKHGGFRIVEYAFLLSNSLAEITEKPLSYLAEIFDIDRAVLFLNSDALDFERKTDNLADKIFFHPEKVFKYFFLDKRPYSGKDTMNIISEFRVEEEIGSYLIAPITENGRIIAALALFSREPERFDDAGSMDFVKELSFVVMVALKKLHNTEIIYRQARTDFLTGAYNKMAMAELINAQINRHQRYGKGFYFIMADIDNFKAVNDKEGHLVGDSLLVELCRGFREKLRASDILGRFGGDEFFIIIPEDDKIDIKAVCTKLTGVASEVFEKAGYAGTAGISGGVVAVPKDFPEGAESVGIVKLADSRLYESKKSGKNRFTGMES, from the coding sequence ATGGGAAGACTCGACACGGTTATCAAAGAGAACAGGGATCTCAAAGACGAACTTGAAAAACTCATCACCCTTGTGAGGGAGAATGAGGCCAAACACGGCGGATTCAGGATTGTGGAATATGCCTTTCTCCTGTCAAACTCTCTGGCGGAGATCACCGAAAAGCCGCTTTCGTATCTTGCGGAAATTTTTGACATTGACCGCGCTGTGCTGTTCCTCAACTCTGACGCTCTGGACTTTGAGCGCAAAACGGACAACCTGGCGGATAAAATATTCTTCCACCCGGAGAAGGTTTTCAAATACTTCTTTCTGGACAAACGCCCCTACTCCGGCAAAGACACGATGAATATCATAAGCGAGTTCAGGGTGGAGGAGGAGATAGGCTCATACCTCATAGCACCCATAACGGAAAACGGGCGGATAATAGCTGCCCTCGCCCTTTTCAGCAGAGAACCGGAAAGGTTTGACGACGCCGGGTCGATGGACTTTGTGAAGGAGCTTTCATTTGTTGTCATGGTTGCCCTGAAAAAGCTCCACAACACAGAAATCATCTACAGACAGGCAAGGACTGACTTCCTCACCGGAGCATATAATAAAATGGCCATGGCCGAGCTTATAAACGCACAGATAAACAGACACCAGAGATACGGCAAGGGCTTTTACTTCATCATGGCGGATATTGACAATTTCAAAGCCGTGAACGATAAGGAAGGGCATCTGGTGGGCGACAGCCTCCTTGTGGAACTGTGCAGGGGATTCAGGGAGAAACTCCGCGCCAGCGATATTCTGGGACGCTTCGGCGGGGATGAGTTTTTCATAATAATCCCCGAAGATGACAAAATTGATATAAAAGCGGTCTGCACGAAACTGACCGGTGTGGCCTCAGAGGTTTTTGAGAAAGCAGGCTATGCGGGAACCGCCGGAATAAGCGGCGGGGTAGTGGCGGTTCCGAAGGATTTCCCCGAAGGCGCTGAAAGTGTGGGCATAGTTAAACTTGCCGACTCAAGGCTTTATGAAAGCAAGAAGAGCGGCAAAAACAGATTTACGGGAATGGAATCATGA
- a CDS encoding late competence development ComFB family protein, with product MAKINYYDVDALRNVNEKRVWDMLPFFLERNTSVCACGSCALDIVAVTLNNIQPCYQVYEDGVERAREKVSEEEIYRQMTAAAKLVASNPRHD from the coding sequence ATGGCTAAAATCAACTATTATGACGTTGACGCACTTCGCAACGTCAATGAGAAGCGCGTTTGGGATATGCTCCCCTTCTTTCTGGAAAGAAACACCAGCGTATGCGCATGCGGAAGCTGTGCTCTTGATATTGTGGCTGTCACGCTGAACAACATTCAGCCGTGTTATCAGGTCTATGAAGACGGTGTGGAGAGAGCCAGGGAAAAAGTGAGCGAGGAAGAGATCTACCGTCAGATGACGGCAGCGGCGAAACTTGTGGCCTCAAATCCGCGTCATGACTGA